One stretch of Brevibacillus laterosporus DNA includes these proteins:
- a CDS encoding iron-siderophore ABC transporter substrate-binding protein, producing the protein MVQKKWLQIPVFMLLCMVFSLVISGCGGATNNAAPANATTEPAGDTYTIEHAMGKTEIKGTPQRVVILTNEGTEALLELGVKPAGAVKSGVGDGWYPHIKSEMDGVTELGDESQPNIELIASLKPDLIIGNKGRHEKIYDQLKSIAPTVFSTDLAGQWKENFNLYAKALNKEEEGKKAMAAYDKHVEELKTKLGDKAKGKVSIVRFLPNAVRIYQKDTFAGVMLKDLGVARPASQDKDAFMEVVTKERINDLDGDIMFFFNADYDEKKGGTKNQQEWMNDPLFKNLNVAKKNTALQVNEIIWNTSGGIKAANKMLDEFATFIEKL; encoded by the coding sequence ATGGTTCAAAAGAAATGGCTTCAAATTCCTGTTTTTATGCTACTTTGCATGGTGTTTTCCCTCGTTATATCCGGTTGCGGTGGCGCGACTAATAACGCAGCTCCTGCAAATGCTACAACAGAACCAGCAGGTGATACATACACCATAGAACATGCCATGGGGAAGACAGAGATAAAAGGCACCCCACAACGAGTAGTTATTTTGACGAATGAAGGAACCGAAGCACTGTTGGAACTTGGTGTAAAACCAGCGGGTGCTGTTAAATCGGGTGTAGGCGATGGTTGGTATCCACATATTAAAAGTGAAATGGATGGCGTAACGGAACTTGGTGATGAGTCACAGCCAAACATTGAGCTAATCGCTTCCTTAAAGCCTGATTTGATCATTGGTAATAAAGGACGTCATGAAAAAATCTACGACCAGTTGAAAAGCATTGCACCGACTGTATTCTCCACAGATTTAGCAGGTCAATGGAAAGAAAACTTCAACTTGTACGCAAAAGCCTTGAACAAAGAAGAAGAAGGCAAAAAAGCCATGGCTGCTTACGACAAGCATGTGGAAGAGCTTAAAACCAAACTCGGCGATAAAGCAAAAGGTAAAGTATCCATCGTTCGTTTCTTGCCAAACGCTGTGCGTATTTACCAAAAAGACACGTTCGCTGGCGTAATGCTTAAAGATTTAGGTGTTGCTCGTCCTGCATCACAAGATAAAGACGCCTTTATGGAAGTCGTTACAAAAGAACGTATTAATGATTTAGATGGCGACATCATGTTCTTCTTTAACGCAGACTATGATGAGAAAAAAGGCGGAACAAAGAACCAACAAGAGTGGATGAATGACCCACTCTTCAAAAATCTCAATGTGGCCAAGAAAAATACCGCCCTCCAAGTAAACGAGATTATTTGGAACACGTCTGGTGGTATCAAAGCTGCTAATAAAATGCTAGATGAGTTTGCAACCTTCATTGAAAAATTGTAA
- a CDS encoding iron ABC transporter permease, whose product MSKPSLLHKYITIRSNKPALSAQLSIRDMLVLVVLFFLLIVCSVISIALGTTHIPIPDILATFVGGDVTNRIVILELRMPRTLMAMMIGAALGVAGAITQGVFRNPLASPDLLGVTGGGTVAAVAFMTFNNGQASIHWLPLLAIGGAFVTALVNYTFAWKGGVSPYRLVLIGIGISTAMSALTTFLLISGPAHLASQILGWLTGTIYGTSMKHVIAIFPWIVLFLPLAWLLTRRLNVLTLGDGIATGLGNPVQITRFLLLVISVALAGAAVGLAGSISFIGLTAPHIARRLVSSLYGVLIPASALLGSIILVLADLAGRMLFSPLDIPAGVFTAIIGAPFFLYLLYRGYGKNH is encoded by the coding sequence ATGAGTAAACCATCTCTTTTGCATAAATATATAACCATACGGAGCAACAAACCGGCTCTTTCCGCTCAGCTTTCCATTCGGGACATGCTTGTGTTAGTCGTCTTGTTCTTCTTATTGATCGTCTGCTCGGTGATAAGCATTGCCTTGGGCACAACTCATATCCCTATTCCTGACATCCTAGCTACGTTTGTGGGTGGAGATGTAACCAATAGAATCGTCATTTTGGAATTACGAATGCCAAGAACCTTAATGGCCATGATGATCGGTGCTGCTTTGGGCGTAGCCGGTGCAATCACACAAGGAGTCTTCCGCAACCCATTAGCCTCTCCTGATCTATTAGGTGTGACAGGAGGAGGAACTGTTGCCGCTGTTGCATTTATGACATTTAATAATGGACAAGCTAGCATCCATTGGCTGCCACTTCTTGCTATTGGAGGAGCCTTTGTGACTGCATTGGTAAACTATACGTTTGCATGGAAGGGTGGGGTATCCCCTTATCGATTAGTACTGATTGGTATCGGTATTTCTACTGCCATGTCCGCATTGACCACTTTTTTATTAATAAGTGGTCCAGCTCATCTAGCTTCTCAGATCCTTGGTTGGTTGACTGGTACCATTTATGGAACATCTATGAAACATGTAATAGCTATTTTTCCATGGATCGTCTTGTTTCTCCCACTCGCTTGGTTGCTCACTCGTAGGCTAAATGTACTGACGTTAGGTGATGGTATCGCAACCGGATTGGGCAATCCTGTTCAAATTACCCGCTTTCTACTACTTGTAATAAGTGTAGCACTCGCTGGAGCTGCTGTTGGACTAGCTGGAAGTATATCGTTTATTGGACTAACAGCACCACATATTGCTCGACGCTTAGTCAGCTCTCTGTACGGCGTATTAATTCCAGCCTCTGCATTATTAGGCTCCATTATTTTGGTGCTAGCTGATCTTGCAGGAAGAATGTTATTTTCCCCGCTCGATATACCTGCTGGCGTCTTTACCGCTATCATCGGAGCACCATTCTTTCTCTATTTGCTCTATCGTGGATATGGGAAGAATCACTAA
- a CDS encoding iron ABC transporter permease → MSGLLQSRRAKVWALLTGILLLLVSMLMSILFGYHMFSIQLLLDMLYQFDGTKEHLLLRDVRLPAAFIAASVGASLAIAGVLMQNLTKNPLASPSLFGINAGAVLFIVLTLFFFDSDLTLTQMVWIAFVGAGVTAVLVLIIGTMGKDGFLPIKVTLAGAAASVFASSFTSGIMLINNESLNQALFWLVGSVSGRKMEHLTTVLPYMVIGWIIALCLSHALNLMAMGDDMAKGLGLQTAVAKLFIILVVILLAGGSVSLAGPIAFVGLIIPHICRYIVGVDHKWLIPFSGITGAILLVAADTASRFLLMPKEVPVGVATALLGVPFLIYIARRSSYE, encoded by the coding sequence ATGTCTGGTTTATTGCAGAGCCGCCGAGCCAAAGTATGGGCATTGTTGACTGGTATCTTGTTGCTGTTAGTCTCTATGCTGATGAGCATCTTGTTCGGCTATCATATGTTTTCTATCCAGTTATTATTGGACATGCTATATCAGTTTGACGGTACAAAAGAACATCTGCTCCTCAGAGATGTTAGACTACCTGCAGCTTTTATCGCAGCCAGTGTTGGCGCAAGTTTAGCCATTGCTGGTGTTTTGATGCAAAATCTAACAAAAAATCCGTTAGCCTCCCCCTCCTTGTTCGGTATTAATGCCGGTGCGGTGCTTTTTATCGTGCTGACCTTATTTTTCTTTGATTCGGATTTAACCCTCACACAAATGGTCTGGATCGCTTTTGTTGGAGCTGGTGTGACTGCCGTTCTTGTGCTGATTATTGGAACAATGGGCAAGGATGGATTTCTCCCCATCAAAGTAACATTGGCAGGAGCCGCCGCTTCCGTCTTTGCTTCCTCTTTCACTTCAGGCATTATGCTCATAAACAATGAATCCTTAAATCAAGCATTGTTTTGGCTAGTAGGCTCCGTATCTGGACGCAAAATGGAACATCTCACCACGGTCTTGCCTTATATGGTGATCGGTTGGATTATCGCTCTGTGTCTTTCACACGCACTTAATCTAATGGCGATGGGCGACGATATGGCAAAAGGCTTAGGTTTACAAACTGCTGTCGCTAAACTTTTCATTATTCTCGTGGTGATACTGTTAGCTGGTGGCTCTGTTTCCTTAGCTGGTCCGATTGCTTTTGTAGGACTCATTATCCCCCATATCTGCCGCTATATCGTTGGGGTTGATCACAAATGGCTGATTCCCTTTAGCGGAATAACTGGGGCAATTCTACTGGTTGCTGCTGATACAGCCTCTCGATTCCTGTTGATGCCAAAAGAGGTACCAGTTGGCGTGGCTACCGCATTATTAGGCGTCCCATTCCTTATTTATATTGCTAGAAGGAGTAGCTATGAGTAA
- a CDS encoding DUF2089 family protein: MDREEIPSWILSLDKESLEFIRKFIINSGSLKNMSAIYDVSYPTVRAKLDRLIKKIELHSKEDEVEFVHMIKNLVIDERISLEVAKIIIDKYKKERVDD; encoded by the coding sequence ATGGATCGTGAAGAAATTCCATCCTGGATTTTATCTTTAGATAAGGAGTCCCTTGAATTTATAAGGAAATTTATTATAAATTCGGGTTCTCTAAAGAATATGTCTGCAATATATGATGTTTCTTATCCAACGGTTAGGGCTAAGTTGGATAGATTAATAAAAAAAATTGAACTGCATAGCAAGGAAGACGAAGTAGAGTTCGTTCATATGATTAAAAACTTAGTAATTGATGAACGTATTAGTTTAGAAGTAGCGAAAATCATTATTGATAAATATAAAAAGGAAAGAGTTGATGATTGA
- a CDS encoding flavocytochrome c, with amino-acid sequence MKGLSKIFVLFLSMAIIVSMVGCSGQVATPANSDSVTAVGQADGKHGPIKVEVTVKNKELTDIKILEQKENEVLSEPVYKKLREQILAKNSTEVDAISGSTLTSQGYIGAVKDAMSKTGVTLTAKGIDTNATAKEEAVQDYDVVVIGAGGAGFAAAMEAKKAGASVVLLEKMPSIGGNTLISGAEMNAANNWVQETKGIKDSKESHYQDTLKGGDNVGNPAMVRVLTDNATNAAEWLKDEIKVEFLSDHLFQFGGHSVPRALIPKGHTGAEVVTKLKAKADQMQIPVKTETKAEELLKNDEGRVVGVKAKTAAGQEITFNAKKGVVIATGGFGSNVEMRKKYNPILDESYMSTDTPGTTGDGIVMGEKIGAAITNMESIQTYPICNPKTGVISLVADTRFDGAILVNQSGKRFVEELERRDVISKAILAQEGKYAYQVWNQAVGDIGKTVDVHKDEYDMLVKEGMLIKADTLEEAAKHFNIPVTDLQKTIDRVNGFVKNGKDVDFNHRGKLIEMKEGPWYIEKAVPSVHHTMGGLVIDPETHVLDNNGKTIAGLYAAGEVTGVVHGKNRLGGNAISDIFVFGRIAGQNVAAQK; translated from the coding sequence TTGAAGGGTTTATCTAAGATTTTTGTGCTTTTCTTAAGTATGGCTATCATAGTATCCATGGTTGGATGTAGTGGTCAAGTGGCTACTCCAGCTAATAGTGATTCTGTGACAGCTGTCGGTCAAGCTGACGGTAAGCATGGACCAATCAAGGTTGAGGTAACAGTTAAAAACAAAGAGCTTACAGACATCAAAATTCTCGAGCAAAAAGAAAACGAAGTACTATCCGAACCAGTTTACAAGAAATTGCGTGAACAAATCCTTGCTAAAAATAGCACTGAAGTAGATGCAATCAGTGGTTCTACCCTTACAAGCCAGGGCTACATCGGTGCGGTAAAAGACGCAATGAGTAAAACAGGTGTGACGTTAACAGCTAAGGGAATAGATACAAATGCAACAGCAAAAGAAGAAGCGGTACAGGATTACGATGTAGTCGTAATTGGCGCAGGTGGTGCTGGTTTTGCCGCTGCTATGGAGGCTAAAAAAGCTGGGGCCTCCGTTGTTCTATTGGAAAAAATGCCATCAATCGGTGGTAACACCCTGATCTCTGGCGCAGAAATGAACGCTGCTAACAACTGGGTACAAGAAACAAAAGGCATAAAAGATAGCAAGGAATCTCACTACCAAGATACCTTAAAAGGTGGAGACAATGTTGGTAATCCTGCCATGGTGCGTGTATTGACAGACAATGCAACAAACGCGGCAGAATGGTTAAAAGATGAAATAAAAGTGGAATTCTTATCAGATCATTTATTCCAATTCGGAGGTCACTCTGTTCCTCGTGCACTAATTCCTAAAGGTCATACTGGCGCAGAAGTAGTAACGAAGCTAAAAGCAAAAGCAGATCAAATGCAAATTCCTGTGAAAACAGAAACCAAAGCAGAAGAATTGTTAAAAAATGACGAGGGACGCGTTGTTGGTGTAAAAGCAAAAACCGCAGCAGGTCAAGAAATTACTTTTAACGCAAAAAAAGGTGTCGTCATCGCAACAGGTGGATTCGGTTCCAACGTAGAAATGCGTAAGAAATACAATCCGATTTTGGATGAAAGCTACATGTCCACTGACACTCCTGGCACAACGGGTGATGGTATCGTGATGGGTGAAAAAATCGGTGCTGCTATCACTAACATGGAAAGCATTCAAACATACCCGATTTGTAATCCCAAAACAGGGGTCATCTCTCTAGTAGCGGATACGCGTTTTGATGGAGCTATTCTAGTGAACCAAAGTGGAAAACGCTTTGTCGAAGAATTAGAGCGTCGTGACGTAATTTCCAAAGCCATTCTCGCTCAAGAAGGCAAATATGCGTATCAAGTTTGGAATCAAGCTGTAGGCGATATCGGTAAAACAGTAGACGTTCACAAGGATGAGTACGATATGCTTGTAAAAGAAGGCATGTTGATTAAAGCTGATACACTGGAAGAAGCAGCAAAGCATTTCAACATTCCGGTAACAGATTTGCAGAAAACAATTGACCGTGTAAACGGATTCGTGAAGAATGGTAAAGATGTAGATTTCAATCATCGTGGAAAATTGATCGAAATGAAAGAAGGACCTTGGTATATTGAGAAAGCTGTTCCTTCCGTTCACCATACCATGGGTGGCTTGGTTATTGACCCAGAAACTCACGTATTGGATAACAACGGAAAAACAATTGCAGGTCTATACGCAGCAGGCGAGGTAACAGGCGTTGTCCATGGTAAAAACCGTCTAGGCGGTAACGCAATCTCTGACATTTTCGTATTCGGCCGCATCGCTGGTCAGAATGTAGCAGCTCAGAAATAA
- a CDS encoding DUF402 domain-containing protein codes for MKRKYADVTGWTTVVDKHFVPLAKRGEYFDGSITGLVLTKMAEPYWITLNGQAICIADDDYVWVQCFPAGRHYVMTAMMDQTGKVVYFYFDIVLRHGTGENGVPWYDDLYLDLAMIPSGAREVWDADELEEALQNRTIGEWERDLAVLEMERLLLEVTNGTCTLPQMVLTHANEWRNIILQMKESSQ; via the coding sequence ATGAAACGGAAATATGCAGACGTAACGGGATGGACCACCGTAGTAGACAAGCATTTTGTACCGCTGGCTAAACGGGGAGAGTACTTTGACGGGAGCATTACTGGATTAGTACTTACCAAAATGGCAGAACCATACTGGATAACGCTTAACGGACAAGCGATTTGTATAGCAGATGATGATTATGTATGGGTTCAATGTTTTCCAGCGGGTAGACATTATGTGATGACTGCGATGATGGATCAGACAGGTAAAGTAGTCTACTTCTATTTTGATATTGTTCTGCGGCATGGTACGGGGGAAAATGGTGTTCCTTGGTACGATGATTTGTATCTTGATTTAGCGATGATTCCTTCTGGAGCAAGGGAAGTATGGGATGCGGATGAACTGGAGGAGGCGTTACAAAATAGAACTATTGGTGAGTGGGAGCGAGATTTGGCAGTGTTGGAAATGGAGCGTCTACTTCTAGAAGTAACAAATGGCACATGCACCTTACCACAAATGGTACTAACTCATGCTAACGAGTGGCGAAATATTATCCTTCAAATGAAAGAATCCTCCCAATAA
- the yunB gene encoding sporulation protein YunB — protein MAIRMGRRRIRASKSKKKIFFIAFIVFLAMLIQSLFFVEQKMKPTLLVIAKQKSEQIAKEAIADAVTKKIAQIDMDTAQVLDIEKDKDNKIRAINFNFQGYSKIMGEANQRIKNRLKEFENEKIEAGVPLGLATGSSFFSDAGPKLPVTFIPVGSAKTWLDPKLSEAGINMVMITVYLQVEVRLQVIIPFATDQTIVTTSIPITNSLVVGEVPDYLYNNPIGKPEVPRMQVEPPAK, from the coding sequence ATGGCTATTCGCATGGGACGAAGACGCATTCGAGCGTCTAAGTCAAAAAAGAAAATTTTTTTTATAGCTTTTATTGTTTTTCTTGCAATGCTTATCCAGAGTCTCTTCTTCGTGGAGCAAAAAATGAAACCCACTTTATTAGTGATCGCCAAGCAAAAATCTGAGCAGATTGCCAAAGAAGCCATCGCAGACGCGGTGACCAAGAAGATTGCCCAAATCGATATGGATACGGCTCAAGTTCTAGACATTGAAAAAGATAAAGATAACAAAATACGTGCTATTAACTTTAACTTTCAAGGCTATTCAAAAATCATGGGAGAGGCTAACCAACGCATTAAAAACAGGCTAAAAGAGTTTGAAAATGAAAAAATCGAGGCGGGTGTACCTCTCGGATTAGCCACAGGAAGCTCCTTTTTCTCCGATGCGGGGCCTAAGCTACCCGTCACCTTTATACCTGTTGGTTCTGCGAAAACCTGGCTCGACCCTAAGCTGTCGGAAGCCGGTATCAACATGGTAATGATAACGGTCTATCTTCAAGTAGAAGTGCGTTTGCAAGTGATTATACCGTTTGCAACCGACCAGACCATCGTAACCACCTCCATCCCGATAACCAATTCTCTTGTCGTTGGAGAAGTGCCAGACTATCTGTACAACAATCCGATAGGCAAGCCAGAAGTGCCTAGAATGCAGGTAGAGCCGCCAGCTAAATAA
- a CDS encoding Cof-type HAD-IIB family hydrolase produces the protein MSYKVIFFDMDGTLLNEQKQIPEDTREALRSLQDSGIHTVIATGRSPFHVREIAEDLGIETLVCFNGAYVEHKGEVVYSTPIDVESIEKLYQLVMDRNHALVYLSDDSFYATHEENEMVNSAVSSIFFEPPGMNAEVFRNKPIYQCWLHCAEGEEEVYEQDDALTDVRFFRWHSVSLDVMPKDGSKAKGIEALLQHLAVDKSQAAAFGDGKNDIEMIGYVGMGIAMGNAHPEVFPHAQFVTKHVDEGGISHALKELKILL, from the coding sequence ATGTCTTATAAAGTTATCTTTTTTGATATGGATGGCACGCTGCTAAACGAACAGAAACAGATTCCAGAAGATACCCGAGAAGCGTTACGAAGCTTACAGGATAGCGGAATTCATACCGTTATTGCCACTGGGCGTTCCCCCTTTCATGTGAGGGAGATCGCAGAAGATTTAGGAATTGAGACGTTGGTTTGCTTTAATGGTGCCTACGTAGAGCACAAAGGAGAAGTAGTCTACTCTACTCCTATTGATGTCGAAAGTATTGAGAAGCTGTACCAGCTTGTGATGGATCGAAACCATGCACTCGTATATTTAAGTGACGATTCCTTTTATGCGACACATGAGGAAAATGAGATGGTGAACAGCGCTGTTTCTTCTATTTTCTTTGAACCACCAGGCATGAATGCAGAGGTATTCCGCAACAAGCCGATCTACCAATGCTGGCTTCATTGTGCTGAGGGGGAAGAAGAGGTCTACGAGCAAGATGATGCTCTAACAGACGTACGCTTTTTCCGTTGGCATAGCGTGTCCTTAGATGTGATGCCTAAAGACGGCTCCAAGGCGAAAGGTATCGAGGCATTGCTTCAGCACCTAGCGGTAGACAAATCACAAGCGGCAGCATTTGGAGATGGAAAGAATGACATCGAGATGATCGGATATGTAGGGATGGGAATAGCTATGGGAAATGCGCATCCAGAGGTCTTTCCGCATGCGCAATTTGTGACGAAGCATGTGGATGAGGGCGGTATTAGCCATGCTTTGAAGGAATTAAAGATTTTGTTGTAG
- a CDS encoding NAD(P)/FAD-dependent oxidoreductase, producing the protein MKKQRLVLIGNGMAGVNVIEQILKQNKEMYHITIIGNEPHPNYNRIMLSYVLEGSKTIDDIVLNDYSWYKENQIELQTGTAVTHIDTEAKMVYTDNGSVYSYDKAIIATGSQPFVLPVPGADKKGVVGFRDINDCNQMLEAAKSCKKAVVIGGGLLGLEAAKGLVHLGMEATVVHLGNVLMERQLDDVAATMLKEELKRQGIQFAMGKQTAELLGDERVTGLRFTDGSILDADFVVMAVGIVPNTSVAKASNIEVARGIVVNDILQTSAPDVYAVGECNQHRGLCYGLVAPLFEQGAILAKHLCGIETTGYEGSVVSTKLKISGVDVFSAGEFQDQADMTIVRMQDDWKKIYKKVLIRDNKIVGGILFGDVSESARLQKLVNTQTEMTDEVYASIMGGGTCCGGGNQVALVREMSDEEIICGCNGVTKGSIVTAIKEQGCSTVDEIKDCTGAARSCGGCKPMVEQVLQYVLGDDFDANANKQGICGCTTLSRDEVVAQMQEKGLTTIKEVMHVLEWKNPEGCSKCRPALNYYLGMIHPTTYQDEKASRFVNERLNANINKDGTYTVVPRMYGGVTTAEDLKKIADVAVKYDVKMVKMTGGQRIDLVGVQKEDLPKVWAELDMPSGYAYAKALRTVKTCVGSRFCRFGTVDSIGMGIALEKKFERLDMPAKFKMAVNGCPRNCAEACTKDIGIVGNDGGWEIYVGGNGGIKARVADLLCKVKTDEELTEICGAIIQYYRETGKYLERTSDWVERIGLETISTNVVENVVNRQALFTRIELALGQVEDPWKKVLQDQETRTKLFEPIIVESLS; encoded by the coding sequence ATGAAGAAACAACGTCTTGTGCTAATTGGAAACGGTATGGCTGGTGTCAATGTCATTGAACAGATCCTGAAGCAAAACAAAGAAATGTATCACATCACAATCATAGGAAATGAACCTCATCCTAACTACAATCGGATTATGCTATCTTATGTGTTGGAAGGTAGCAAAACTATTGATGACATCGTGTTAAACGACTATAGCTGGTACAAAGAGAACCAGATCGAACTACAGACGGGAACAGCGGTGACTCATATTGATACCGAAGCTAAAATGGTGTATACGGATAATGGATCGGTATATTCTTACGATAAAGCAATTATTGCGACTGGCTCTCAACCATTCGTTTTACCAGTACCTGGTGCAGATAAAAAAGGCGTGGTTGGGTTCCGCGATATTAACGATTGTAATCAGATGCTGGAAGCGGCTAAATCCTGTAAAAAAGCTGTCGTAATTGGTGGCGGTCTGTTGGGATTGGAAGCTGCTAAAGGTTTGGTTCATTTAGGTATGGAAGCAACGGTCGTTCACTTGGGGAATGTGCTGATGGAGCGTCAATTGGATGATGTGGCAGCAACCATGTTAAAAGAAGAGCTAAAGCGTCAGGGTATTCAATTTGCGATGGGCAAACAAACAGCAGAGCTACTTGGGGATGAACGTGTTACAGGGCTACGTTTCACAGACGGAAGCATACTTGACGCCGATTTCGTCGTGATGGCAGTAGGTATCGTACCGAACACAAGCGTGGCTAAAGCAAGTAACATTGAAGTAGCACGTGGTATTGTTGTTAATGACATATTGCAAACGTCAGCACCAGATGTGTATGCGGTTGGGGAATGTAACCAACATCGTGGACTTTGCTATGGTCTGGTAGCTCCGTTATTTGAGCAAGGTGCTATCTTAGCTAAGCATCTATGCGGGATTGAGACCACAGGTTACGAAGGTTCAGTCGTATCTACCAAATTAAAAATTTCTGGCGTAGACGTATTTTCAGCAGGTGAATTTCAGGATCAAGCGGATATGACCATCGTACGTATGCAGGATGACTGGAAGAAAATCTATAAGAAGGTTCTGATTCGTGACAACAAAATCGTAGGAGGTATCCTATTTGGTGATGTCAGTGAATCGGCTCGTTTACAAAAGCTGGTCAACACCCAAACAGAAATGACAGACGAGGTCTACGCTTCCATTATGGGTGGGGGAACATGTTGTGGTGGTGGCAACCAAGTAGCTTTAGTAAGAGAGATGTCTGATGAGGAGATTATTTGTGGATGTAACGGTGTAACCAAAGGGAGTATCGTGACGGCGATAAAGGAGCAAGGATGCTCAACGGTTGATGAAATAAAGGATTGCACAGGTGCAGCACGCTCTTGTGGCGGCTGCAAGCCAATGGTGGAACAAGTGCTTCAGTATGTACTCGGTGATGATTTTGATGCCAATGCGAATAAACAAGGAATCTGTGGATGCACCACATTGAGCCGTGATGAAGTGGTAGCCCAGATGCAAGAAAAAGGTCTAACTACGATTAAAGAAGTGATGCATGTACTAGAATGGAAAAACCCGGAAGGATGTTCCAAATGCCGTCCTGCATTGAACTACTATCTGGGCATGATTCATCCGACAACGTATCAAGATGAAAAAGCCTCCCGTTTTGTTAATGAACGTTTGAACGCTAACATTAATAAAGACGGTACCTATACGGTAGTACCACGTATGTACGGTGGGGTAACGACAGCAGAAGATCTGAAGAAAATCGCTGATGTTGCTGTGAAATACGATGTAAAAATGGTGAAAATGACAGGTGGACAGCGGATTGACTTGGTAGGTGTACAGAAGGAAGACTTGCCAAAAGTCTGGGCAGAGCTTGATATGCCATCTGGTTATGCTTATGCCAAAGCCCTGCGTACCGTAAAAACCTGCGTTGGTTCTCGTTTCTGTCGCTTTGGTACGGTCGATTCTATTGGTATGGGTATTGCTCTTGAGAAAAAATTTGAACGTCTCGATATGCCAGCCAAGTTTAAAATGGCGGTAAATGGTTGTCCACGTAACTGTGCCGAGGCTTGCACGAAAGATATCGGTATTGTAGGTAATGATGGCGGCTGGGAAATCTATGTCGGAGGTAATGGCGGTATCAAAGCCCGTGTAGCAGATCTATTGTGTAAAGTAAAAACAGATGAGGAACTAACCGAGATTTGTGGAGCGATCATCCAGTACTACCGTGAAACAGGAAAGTATTTGGAACGTACTTCTGATTGGGTCGAGCGCATCGGACTTGAAACCATTTCTACAAATGTTGTAGAAAATGTAGTGAATCGTCAAGCACTATTTACCCGCATTGAATTGGCACTAGGTCAAGTAGAAGATCCATGGAAAAAAGTACTGCAAGATCAAGAAACGAGAACAAAACTGTTTGAACCAATTATAGTGGAAAGTCTGTCCTAG